Proteins encoded within one genomic window of Humulus lupulus chromosome 1, drHumLupu1.1, whole genome shotgun sequence:
- the LOC133783818 gene encoding probable mitochondrial import inner membrane translocase subunit TIM21 isoform X1 has protein sequence MGSYKSAMELWRKKETEVLRAVLRQKWREYRAFHSTEIIPDKLMGVIKSGSQTHFNVNKNDITKVLLRNNEFTHLHQRQYTRECIVRPWSHSQLMKNYWGSTRTPSLARSISSQAPKEPRKNSKETKKDISTVEDPFDAPTYNIPEKPVSFTEGASYSLIILAGLGVAAAAGYAVFKELIFEPKEYKIFGKALKRVQDDVEVRVRVGYPITGYGQESRNRAARQRIPNRAWTDEEGVEHVEVNFYIRGPNGAGKVFAEMYKDQADKQWKFTYLIVDIKSPSPKQLILESYLPAYAPA, from the exons ATGG GTTCGTACAAGTCTGCTATGGAGTTATGGAGAAAGAAGGAGACTGAAGTTTTGAGGGCCGTACTGAGACAGAAATGGCGGGAGTACCGTGCTTTTCACTCAACTGAGATCATACCAGATAAA CTGATGGGAGTGATAAAATCAGGCTCACAAACACATTTTAATGTAAATAAGAATGATATCACAAAG GTCCTACTTAGAAATAACG AATTTACTCATCTTCATCAAAGGCAGTATACAAGAGAATGTATAGTTCGTCCATGGTCGCATTCACAACTCATGAAAAATTATTGGGGAAGCACTAGGACTCCCAGTTTAGCTAGATCCATATCATCACAGGCTCCAAAGGAACCAAGAAAAAATTCCAAAGAG ACTAAAAAAGACATATCTACCGTTGAGGATCCCTTTGATGCTCCAACATATAATATTCCAGAGAAGCCAGTATCATTTACAGAAGGGGCTTCCTACAGTCTTATCATTCTTGCGGGACTTGGTGTTGCTGCAGCTGCAGGATATGCTGTTTTCAAGGAGCTCATATTTGAACCCAAAGA GTATAAAATATTTGGCAAGGCTCTAAAGAGAGTTCAAGATGATGTTGAG GTAAGGGTGAGAGTTGGTTACCCTATCACGGGATATGGTCAAGAAAGTAGAAATCGTGCTGCTCGCCAACGCATTCCCAACAGGGCATGGACTGATGAAGAGGGCGTGGAACATGTAGAG GTGAACTTTTATATTCGTGGACCTAATGGAGCTGGGAAAGTCTTTGCCGAGATGTACAAAGACCAAGCAGACAAACAATGGAAATTTACTTACTTGATTGTTGATATCAAATCACCTTCCCCTAAACAGTTGATTTTAGAGTCATACTTACCAGCTTATGCTCCAGCTTAA
- the LOC133783818 gene encoding probable mitochondrial import inner membrane translocase subunit TIM21 isoform X2, whose protein sequence is MGSYKSAMELWRKKETEVLRAVLRQKWREYRAFHSTEIIPDKLMGVIKSGSQTHFNVNKNDITKVLLRNNEFTHLHQRQYTRECIVRPWSHSQLMKNYWGSTRTPSLARSISSQAPKEPRKNSKETKKDISTVEDPFDAPTYNIPEKPVSFTEGASYSLIILAGLGVAAAAGYAVFKELIFEPKEYKIFGKALKRVQDDVEVRVRVGYPITGYGQESRNRAARQRIPNRAWTDEEGVEHVEYIGELLYSWT, encoded by the exons ATGG GTTCGTACAAGTCTGCTATGGAGTTATGGAGAAAGAAGGAGACTGAAGTTTTGAGGGCCGTACTGAGACAGAAATGGCGGGAGTACCGTGCTTTTCACTCAACTGAGATCATACCAGATAAA CTGATGGGAGTGATAAAATCAGGCTCACAAACACATTTTAATGTAAATAAGAATGATATCACAAAG GTCCTACTTAGAAATAACG AATTTACTCATCTTCATCAAAGGCAGTATACAAGAGAATGTATAGTTCGTCCATGGTCGCATTCACAACTCATGAAAAATTATTGGGGAAGCACTAGGACTCCCAGTTTAGCTAGATCCATATCATCACAGGCTCCAAAGGAACCAAGAAAAAATTCCAAAGAG ACTAAAAAAGACATATCTACCGTTGAGGATCCCTTTGATGCTCCAACATATAATATTCCAGAGAAGCCAGTATCATTTACAGAAGGGGCTTCCTACAGTCTTATCATTCTTGCGGGACTTGGTGTTGCTGCAGCTGCAGGATATGCTGTTTTCAAGGAGCTCATATTTGAACCCAAAGA GTATAAAATATTTGGCAAGGCTCTAAAGAGAGTTCAAGATGATGTTGAG GTAAGGGTGAGAGTTGGTTACCCTATCACGGGATATGGTCAAGAAAGTAGAAATCGTGCTGCTCGCCAACGCATTCCCAACAGGGCATGGACTGATGAAGAGGGCGTGGAACATGTAGAG TATATAGGTGAACTTTTATATTCGTGGACCTAA
- the LOC133783832 gene encoding multiple C2 domain and transmembrane region protein 10 encodes MNSNYGKEKLVVEVVGAHNLMPKDGEGSSSPFVEIEFENQRLRTQVKYKNLNPIWNEKLVFHVKDVNDLPYRTIEINVFNERRSSNSRNFLGKVRVSGSSIGKEGEEIVQLYTLDKRSLFSHIRGEISLKLYISTREEVKDQVGADNGVVSSVSSSSSNGFTKKNKKLQGQNSSMATQQLVHETKPSQQGQNLSKHVDPNLGEMKPVVITTGPGPVIPGAGGVGLGSGGGGGGRIGGMGLYANGSSEFSLKETRPQLGGESLQKDKTSSTYDLVEQVQYLYVRVVKAREISMFGGADLVAEVKLGNYRGIAKRISSNNVEWDQVFAFSKDCLQSSMVEIFVKESSKDDIVGRVWFDLSEVPRRVPPDSQLAPQWYRMEDKKGDKSKAGEVMVSIWFGTQADEAFAEAWHSKSANVHFDGLCSIKSKVYLSPKLWYLRVSILEAQDIIPGEKGSTLMRFPELYVKTQVGNQVLRTRVAQPCPTRSLSNPYWSEEMMFVVADPFEDYLFISVEDRVAPGREEVVGRVILPVTAIEKRNNEKPVVSRWFNLDNGHFNNPAESKMVSRFGSRIHLRVSLDGGYHVLDEATIYCSDVRPTEKNLWKPHIGVLEMGILGATGLMPVKIKEGKGGSTDAYCVAKYGQKWVRTRTVVDSLSPKWNEQYTWEVYDPCTVITVGVFDNAKIDKNMSNNPGGRDSRIGKVRIRLSTLETDRVYTHSYPLLMLHTSGVKKMGELHLAVRFSCTNMTNMLNMYTMPLLPKMHYVNPLSVNQLESLRYQALNAVSSRLSRAEPPLGREVVEYMLDHDSHMWSMRRSKANFFRLMGVVSGLVAMCRWVEAMRNWHKPVYSTLFVALFLMLVAFPELIIPTVLFYMAFIGLWRYRSRPRHPPHMDIRLSHAESVFPDELDEEFDSFPTSRSADIIRMRYDRLRSVAGRIQTVVGDMASQGERFQALISWRDPRASFLFVIFCLIAAVGLYAVPIRVVVALWGLYVLRPPRFRSKLPCRALSFFRRLPSRADSFL; translated from the coding sequence ATGAACAGCAACTACGGTAAAGAAAAGCTAGTGGTGGAGGTGGTGGGAGCTCACAACCTCATGCCTAAAGATGGGGAAGGTTCGTCTTCTCCGTTTGTGGAGATTGAGTTTGAGAACCAAAGGTTGCGAACGCAGGTGAAGTACAAGAATTTGAACCCCATTTGGAATGAAAAGCTCGTGTTTCACGTTAAAGATGTTAATGACCTTCCGTACAGAACTATAGAGATTAATGTCTTCAACGAGAGGCGGTCGAGTAATAGCAGAAATTTTCTGGGAAAAGTTCGAGTTTCTGGCTCTAGTATTGGTAAGGAAGGTGAAGAGATTGTTCAGCTTTATACGCTTGATAAAAGGAGCTTGTTTTCTCATATCAGAGGTGAGATAAGCTTGAAGCTTTACATTTCGACTAGAGAAGAGGTTAAGGATCAAGTTGGGGCTGATAATGGAGTCGTGTCCTCTGTCTCTAGTTCGTCCTCAAATGGGTTTACTAAGAAGAACAAAAAGTTACAGGGACAGAACTCGTCCATGGCGACTCAGCAGCTTGTACACGAAACTAAGCCCTCTCAACAGGGTCAGAATCTCTCGAAGCACGTGGACCCCAACCTGGGTGAGATGAAGCCTGTTGTTATAACGACAGGCCCGGGTCCTGTCATTCCCGGAGCTGGCGGCGTAGGACTCGGAAGTGGCGGCGGTGGTGGTGGGCGGATTGGTGGGATGGGTTTGTACGCAAATGGGTCGAGCGAGTTTTCACTCAAGGAGACTCGTCCTCAACTCGGTGGAGAATCGCTTCAGAAGGACAAAACCAGCTCTACCTACGATCTCGTCGAGCAAGTGCAGTATCTTTACGTGAGAGTAGTGAAAGCCCGGGAAATTTCAATGTTCGGCGGCGCAGATTTGGTGGCTGAAGTTAAGCTCGGAAACTATAGAGGAATCGCTAAGAGAATAAGCTCGAACAACGTTGAATGGGACCAAGTCTTTGCCTTTTCGAAAGATTGTCTACAGTCATCAATGGTGGAGATATTCGTTAAGGAGAGTAGCAAAGACGACATCGTGGGCCGCGTTTGGTTCGACTTGAGCGAGGTTCCGAGACGGGTCCCGCCGGACAGTCAGTTAGCTCCACAGTGGTACCGAATGGAAGACAAGAAAGGAGACAAGAGCAAAGCAGGTGAGGTTATGGTATCGATATGGTTCGGAACCCAAGCTGACGAGGCGTTTGCTGAAGCCTGGCATTCGAAATCGGCAAATGTTCATTTTGACGGGCTTTGTTCGATCAAGTCGAAAGTTTACTTGTCGCCAAAGCTTTGGTACTTGAGAGTGTCGATTCTCGAAGCTCAAGACATCATTCCTGGAGAGAAAGGTTCGACATTGATGAGGTTTCCGGAGCTTTACGTGAAAACCCAGGTGGGGAATCAAGTTTTGAGGACTAGGGTGGCTCAGCCATGCCCGACTCGAAGCCTCTCCAATCCTTATTGGAGCGAAGAAATGATGTTCGTGGTGGCCGATCCTTTCGAAGACTACTTATTCATCTCCGTCGAAGACCGCGTGGCTCCGGGGAGAGAAGAGGTCGTTGGAAGAGTCATTCTTCCTGTGACGGCGATCGAAAAGCGAAACAACGAGAAGCCAGTCGTTTCGAGGTGGTTCAACCTTGACAATGGTCATTTTAACAACCCTGCGGAGTCGAAAATGGTGTCGAGATTTGGGTCGAGGATTCATCTCCGGGTGTCACTCGATGGAGGTTACCATGTTCTAGATGAAGCTACTATTTACTGCAGTGATGTTAGACCTACTGAGAAGAATCTATGGAAGCCCCACATTGGAGTACTCGAAATGGGGATTTTGGGAGCCACTGGGCTTATGCCGGTTAAGATCAAAGAGGGGAAAGGAGGCTCTACTGATGCCTATTGTGTTGCCAAGTATGGTCAGAAATGGGTTCGGACTCGTACTGTGGTTGATAGTCTGTCACCCAAGTGGAATGAGCAGTATACTTGGGAGGTTTATGATCCTTGTACAGTGATCACAGTTGGGGTTTTTGATAATGCCAAGATCGACAAGAACATGTCAAACAACCCCGGTGGTCGTGATTCTCGGATTGGGAAAGTTAGGATTCGATTGTCGACGCTGGAGACTGATAGAGTTTATACTCATTCGTACCCTCTTTTGATGCTCCACACTTCTGGGGTCAAGAAAATGGGGGAGCTTCATTTGGCAGTTAGGTTCTCCTGTACCAATATGACTAATATGCTGAACATGTACACAATGCCGTTGTTGCCCAAGATGCATTACGTGAATCCTTTGAGTGTGAACCAGTTGGAGAGTTTAAGGTACCAGGCCTTGAACGCAGTGTCATCACGGTTGAGCCGGGCTGAGCCACCACTTGGCCGGGAAGTGGTTGAGTACATGCTCGATCATGATTCTCATATGTGGAGCATGAGGAGAAGCAAAGCCAACTTCTTTCGCCTCATGGGCGTCGTGTCTGGTTTGGTAGCCATGTGTCGTTGGGTCGAGGCAATGAGGAATTGGCACAAGCCAGTGTATTCAACTCTGTTTGTTGCTCTGTTTCTTATGTTGGTGGCATTTCCTGAGCTTATTATCCCTACTGTGTTGTTCTACATGGCCTTTATTGGACTTTGGAGGTATCGTTCCAGGCCGCGCCACCCGCCCCATATGGACATCCGTTTGTCTCACGCCGAGAGCGTTTTCCCTGATGAACTTGATGAGGAGTTTGATTCATTCCCGACTAGTCGAAGCGCAGATATTATTCGAATGAGGTATGATCGGCTAAGGAGTGTGGCCGGAAGGATTCAAACTGTTGTTGGAGACATGGCTTCTCAAGGTGAACGTTTCCAAGCGCTGATAAGCTGGAGAGACCCAAGGGCAAGCTtcttgtttgtaatattttgcttgATTGCTGCTGTTGGTCTCTATGCTGTGCCAATCAGAGTTGTCGTGGCTTTGTGGGGGTTGTATGTGCTTAGGCCGCCGAGGTTCAGGAGCAAGTTGCCTTGTCGTGCTTTGAGTTTCTTCAGAAGGTTGCCCTCCAGAGCAGATAGCTTCTTGTAG